In a single window of the Bactrocera dorsalis isolate Fly_Bdor chromosome 2, ASM2337382v1, whole genome shotgun sequence genome:
- the LOC105232493 gene encoding protein obstructor-E isoform X2: protein MNKFLFVFVALFGAAVAQDNFKCPDDFGFYPHDVSCDKYWKCDNNVAELKTCGNGLAFDASDPKFLTENCDYLHNVDCGDRSQLEPPISTPHCSRLYGIFPDENKCDVFWNCWNGEPSRYQCSPGLAYDRDARVCMWADQVPECKNEEVANGFSCPAAGELANAGSFSRHAHPEDCRKYYICLEGVAREYGCPIGTVFKIGDSDGSGNCEDPEDVPGCEDYYGDVDLKALKKLGY from the exons CCGTTGCTCAGGATAACTTCAAGTGTCCCGATGACTTCGGTTTCTACCCACACGACGTTTCTTGCGACAAATACTGGAAATGCGACAACAATGTTGCGGAGTTGAAGACCTGCGGCAATGGTCTCGCTTTCGATGCCTCAGACCCGAAATTCCTGACGGAGAACTGCGACTACTTGCATAATGTGGATTGCGGCGATCGCTCTCAGTTGG AACCACCAATTTCGACCCCACACTGCTCCCGCTTGTACGGTATCTTCCCCGATGAGAACAAATGCGATGTCTTCTGGAACTGTTGGAACGGCGAACCATCCAGATACCAGTGCTCTCCCGGTCTTGCCTACGATCGTGATGCCCGTGTGTGCATGTGGGCCGATCAAGTGCCAGAATGCAAAAACGAAG aAGTCGCCAACGGTTTCAGTTGCCCCGCCGCCGGCGAACTTGCCAACGCTGGTTCCTTCTCGAGACACGCTCACCCCGAGGACTGCCGCAAGTACTACATCTGCTTGGAGGGTGTTGCTCGTGAATACGGTTGCCCCATTGGCACAGTTTTCAAAATTGGCGATTCTGATGGCAGTGGCAACTGCGAAGACCCAGAGGATGTTCCCGGATG CGAGGATTACTATGGTGATGTAGATCTGAAGGCTCTGAAAAAATTGGGCTATTAA
- the LOC105232493 gene encoding protein obstructor-E isoform X1, with translation MNKFLFVFVALFGAAVAQDNFKCPDDFGFYPHDVSCDKYWKCDNNVAELKTCGNGLAFDASDPKFLTENCDYLHNVDCGDRSQLEPPISTPHCSRLYGIFPDENKCDVFWNCWNGEPSRYQCSPGLAYDRDARVCMWADQVPECKNEEVANGFSCPAAGELANAGSFSRHAHPEDCRKYYICLEGVAREYGCPIGTVFKIGDSDGSGNCEDPEDVPGCEDYYGDLDLKSIRKSELLAGLNSEGRTKNAPKTKAAAASS, from the exons CCGTTGCTCAGGATAACTTCAAGTGTCCCGATGACTTCGGTTTCTACCCACACGACGTTTCTTGCGACAAATACTGGAAATGCGACAACAATGTTGCGGAGTTGAAGACCTGCGGCAATGGTCTCGCTTTCGATGCCTCAGACCCGAAATTCCTGACGGAGAACTGCGACTACTTGCATAATGTGGATTGCGGCGATCGCTCTCAGTTGG AACCACCAATTTCGACCCCACACTGCTCCCGCTTGTACGGTATCTTCCCCGATGAGAACAAATGCGATGTCTTCTGGAACTGTTGGAACGGCGAACCATCCAGATACCAGTGCTCTCCCGGTCTTGCCTACGATCGTGATGCCCGTGTGTGCATGTGGGCCGATCAAGTGCCAGAATGCAAAAACGAAG aAGTCGCCAACGGTTTCAGTTGCCCCGCCGCCGGCGAACTTGCCAACGCTGGTTCCTTCTCGAGACACGCTCACCCCGAGGACTGCCGCAAGTACTACATCTGCTTGGAGGGTGTTGCTCGTGAATACGGTTGCCCCATTGGCACAGTTTTCAAAATTGGCGATTCTGATGGCAGTGGCAACTGCGAAGACCCAGAGGATGTTCCCGGATG CGAAGACTACTACGGCGATTTGGACTTGAAGAGCATCCGCAAAAGTGAACTCTTAGCTGGATTGAATAGCGAAGGTCGCACAAAGAACGCACCAAAAACCAAAGCAGCCGCTGCTTCCTCCTaa